GTTAGGCTATTACGTCCAAAGGCAATTGAATGCGGAAGTTGCACAGCCAAATCAGTTTTTACTCTCCTCTTCTCCTCAGTTACGAAACACATTCATGCATAAATTATGGATGCTAAATATTCCACcgaaacttaaaatattttggtgGAAACTGCTCCATAATGAGTTGCTGGTTGCTACCATTTTAGTAAGAAGAGGATGTATAGTTGATCCTGAATGCTAGCTCTGTGGTGAAGGAATGGAAACTATATCACATTTAATATATGAATGCAGAGTGTCGAGGGAGATCTGGAATCTTGCGTGTTCTGATATTTACCGGAGAATAAGTGTAGACTTCGATCTCTTGTAGTTTACTCAAAACCTAGTTATGGGTTGTGCAAGCGACACACAAAGTACATTAGCATTGTTTTTAGGATGGAGGATATGGAAAATGCGGAACCAGTTACTCTTTGAAAATAACAGAGATCATATAGTGCAGGTAATTAAGGCGGCTATGATGGATATGAACCTATGGAAAGAAGCCCTACTCCAGAATGAACCTGCCACGCCTGCCGCTTCATCTGCGCAACCTCAATTCATCACTGATATCCTCCCCCAAGAGACATGCTTCTACTGCGTTGCAGACGCTTCCTGGAAATCTCCTACTGAAAAGACTTGAATTGGGTGATCCTTATACAGTAGACAAGGCACCCCTATCATCCAAGGAAGCTCAGCAATCGCTCCAACATATTCAATACTTGAAGCTGAGGCAATGGCAACTTTGCTAGCTGTTCAACAATTGTATCGCTTATCTTACAAGAATGTCACAATTCTAGGAGACAATTCACAGTTCTTCAAGAGTTTGGAAGGCGACAATCAGAGGAACAACCAAGCTGCAACCTGCAATGAGGCTTCAATACTTGTTCAAGATATCCTTAAGCTTTCTAAAGTCAATAACTTCTCTTTTAGGAAAGTTCCTAGAATGTTTGTACAACAAGTTGATCAATTAGCAAAGAGAGCCAGATTAGGGGATCAACAATATGTAATATATAGGCTCAACAATTAACCCAGTgtactctgttttcttttttttttttacgtcgaaaggtcattctattactcaggctagaggtggtctgggtaaccagaccggaatagagcaaccaataaaaaataactccCTATGGAAGCATCTTGCAGTTTttgctaaaaaatctgaaatctgatTTCGCGCTCTTGGCACTTGAGTGATGCTGAAGTCCGGGAAGCATATTTGAagcgtctctatcctctccaatttCGTCGCAAATCTTGGCCACGCATGAGGTTCCTTTATCATTGCACCAGGTTCTTACAGTCTGTCCCAAAGCTCTGACATGTcgagtgttgaagcatattctaCATTGCCCATCGCAGTGCTTCTAGTTCCGAATGCAGGGATGATTCGCGTCGAGTGATATTTCTGGTCCCCATAAGCTGTATGTTCCCACCACTGTCCATCCAAACCCATCCACATCCGCTAAATTGAGCAACagatgtccaagatccatctaacaggcagatattacccaagcttaagacttgggGTTCCTCAGTATTGTTTTCCTGTATCACTGGTTGTGGCACTTCATTCGCATCAAACCAGACTTGGCATTCATTTTCTCCATATCTAACCAGCTCTAATGGGTCTCTGTCTATCCCCCTGAAGAGCTTATCATTCCTAGCCTTCCAGATATACcagattatccagggataaggatccctgtCTTGTACTGGCTCAATGATGCCCTTTTTCCTCCAGAATAGGTAATCCATGTTTGTGTAGACGCTTGATACTGGGAATAAATTTGGACTTGTTGGAGTTGATGATAATGACCAGGCCTTCAGAGCTGGTGGACACTCAAAAATGGCATGGGTTACTGATTCTTCAGGTTCTCCGTATCTTGGGCAGTAGTTATCACACCTCATATTGCGTCTTACTAAATTTTTTgttactgccacatgaccagttaacaattgccatataagatgacatatcttcttTGGCGCCTTTAGTTTCCAAGCAAATGCTTGAAGCTTAGTGATACTTGGCTCCAAAACTTCTTTTTCATCCTCAGTCGTTAATAAATTCTGAGCCACCCAGTAACCAGATTTAACTGTGTAGTTTTCATTCTTTGTGTAATTCCAGCAGAATGTATACCGACGATGAGTTGAGCTGACGGCCAAACTTCTTATCCCTTTCTTATTAAAGGAGGAACATTCATAGAAATAAACCTTGGCctcatgtgtttattacatgaGTGCAATTTCCTATGTGTCATCACCTCATGCACTCTcactaactttttaaaaaatccttTTGTGAACTAGAATAATTACAACCAAATGCCATTGGTCATATACATTATACTATATGATTACAatccgatttaaaaaaaaaacgggaATTTATGACAGGCAGAATATTAACTCTTTTGTAAAAGGCAACAAAATAAGTTCGACATCTATCAAATcgttttatgaacatttttgtTTACGTTAATTATAATGCAacattttatgaacatttttaaactaatatcaaATCGTATTATAATGCAACGTTTTATGAACCTTTTTGAAACCGAGTCAacattttatgaacatttttatgcaacattttatgaacatttttaaactaatatcaaATTTCTTTAAAATGCAACTAAAGAAACGGGAATAATTTTATGAACAATTTTATGCTTATTTTAGGAACACGTATTATAATCGAAcgttttatgaacatttttgtCAACGTTGATTATAATGCAATATTAACTCTTTTGTAAAAGGCAACATTTTTGTCaacgttgaaaaaaaaattatacgttACGGATATCAgatatattttggttatttggtcaaaataaaaaggaaacacagTTGAATTTCAATATAATCGATGCAAACTCGATATTCCAAATTATAACCTACGCTTAATTGGTCAAAATATTAAGGAAACACAATAATATTGTTAAcgtataaaaggaaacaaaattctttatattaatttaaattaaaggtTGGCCCAATCATATATGTATATGGTATATTAGATCTTCGTGTATATAACTTTGGAAAACTGTTGGTCATTTGGTAATATTTCATACCCAATTTTCATGATAGTATATTACATTTTGCCTAAATTATAGTGATTAATTTATGAGCAATAATGAGACGTAAATTAGCATTGCCATATatggatttttaattttaacatcctttaattttgtatattcgTTAAGGAATATATATGACACATTGAatactaattattaattaagaatGAGGCATGATACCACTGTATCTTTATCATAACTAAATTATGTACattagaacctctataaattaatttacaaaagttttcttattcagatttttttattttatgatatatttattctaagataagaaaaatatttgattttagtgtatagacattaattgttgttttttgaaatttgacatttatattaattttattatattatttggtgtatataatatatattatatagaacttaaatgtggttttaaatataatattactaaatttcatcaaaaatatattaagtgttaagaaaatataaagataattccattgttaatataaaataaacaatataataataggttcttacttatataaaatatgtatacatataaattattaatttataattttaatgggaccatatatttacatagaatttgattttctaaaaaaatagtatcttattattttatcgatttgtgtcaaattttgaacctgACTAAATTGGGACcgagaaaatttattaatttatagagattattaatttatcgagtattcatttatagaggttctactgtatatgtattatatttttttaaattttttatactgtattgtaaaattaaattatatcacacatattttcatacattatctcaTCATGCACAAGTCATTATCAaatctttacattttttatcagattatactatattctttttaatgttgacaaaaaaatactatattCTTTTTTAAAGAGTTGTGGTCGATtcattatatatgttttaaacgAGTTGCATCGATTGAATCATTGTGTCCTTAACTTTATTAaatctttaaattatttttctttccatTACTGAATTTGCGTGATCCGTGTCTGTATGTAAAGTAAGTTGaagaacaaaatctttttatttacagcAAATTACGTGATCAATATGGTTATGGTCTGTTAAGGTAATTTGGGCGATAATCTTGGAGAACAAGTTTTGGTTAATGAATTcgtgaatttttatataattaatcacATACGATTTCATCATTTGAAATCTAATCATTCCTCATCGTATATATAAATAGGTTGTTTTGAGCACATTTACTCATCATATTCTTCTTCCCAAACCTTCATTACAGATTCAATCTCTTAAGCAAAACACTTATGGTGGGTCTCAACTCATTATATAACATGTAATCTTGTGACTATGACTTTTACATTTCTAATACCTAtagattaaaagttataatctcTTTTAATTCATTCACTCCGCGCAGGACGCGGGTATCACCTAGTAAGTGGTATATCAGTAGGATTGACATATTGTCCCAAGAGATTAACATCCCAATCCATCGATACCTGATTAATAAGATCAGTGACTCTCATATTAGGATGCATAACAGGCGCTATAGGAATGGTTGGTCTCGCAGGGGTCGTTGGGATCCATGGATCCTCCCACACTTTGACTTCATAGCCTGAATGGATCTTATGCCTGATACCCAGCAGTAGCAATTTTCTTACAGCAGAAATACTAGTCCACACATATGATGGGCTActggtcgagtttactctcaGGGGAGAGCTCAATCGGTAATATCTTCCTCTCACGACTTCAGTGTACTCTGTTTTCAAGTTAATgaaaatgttgacaaaaaaaatatatatatttaattcagTGAATCATCTAAAATATAGTGGTAgatgataaaaaaacattcacATTTACCCGAGAGtggtaattgataaaaaccaaaCATTGACAATCCTTCACTCTTCCTTATATTTTCCCGTTTTCTAATTATTTAGTCCATCGTATACATCTCTGGCCGACACAAAAATTCTCAGTGCTAATTGTGTTCTCTAACAAAAAggtttttcaaaataatagtaaaaaaagAGGTCCAACTAATCATTGTATCTGATACGTATCCTTTTTTGGAGAAAACTAATtgacttctcttctcttctcttctcttctcttctgacAGTGGAAGAGTCCCAACCTCATCATCTATCTTCCCAATTAGTATTTTGATAGAGAGAGATGCCGGATTCCACGACGGAGGATTCCGTGGCCGTTGCGCTACTCCCTTCCCTCCGTCACGCAACCAACTCTTCCTCTCAAGTCGCCATCGTCGGCTCCAACCTCTGCCCAGTGGAAAGCCTCGATTACGAGTACGATTGCTCCTCAATTTCACTTTGATTCTGTTTCCTAATATTACTACGCTATTTAATTTTTAGGATCGCGGAGAATGATTTCTTCAAGCAGGACTGGAGAGCTCGTAGCAAGACGCAGATCTTCCAATACGTGTTCATGAAGTGGCTTCTCTGTTTCTTCGTCGGAATCATTGTTAGTCTCATCGGTTTCACCAACAACCTCGCCGTGGAGAATCTCGCCGGCGTTAAGTTCGTCGTCACTTCTAACATGATGTTAGCCGGAAGGTAACTAACTAACTCTGATTTGTTTGCTATCAATGTTTGGTTGATGAATGATTGAGCTTAAACATTGTTGAAAAACAGGTACAGCATGGGCTTCTTTGTTTTCACTGTTACAAACCTGCTTCTCACTCTCTTTGCCTCCGTGATCACCGCTTTTGTTGCCCCTGCTGCTGCTGGTTCCGGTATACCTGAAGTCAAGGCTTATCTGAACGGTGTTGATGCACCTGAGATATTCTCACTCCGCACTTTGCTTGTGAAGGTAAAGCTTTCCTTTTTAAAAGTCTtggttaattatgctattacaaactaATGTAAAATATTACATAGCCCATCTGACTGCACCACTCCTGCAGCATTTTCAGTTGATATATTTTGTCTCAAGCTTGAAAATTGCTCAACTTGAATTTTGCTTGGGATTACAGATCATTGGGAACATATCTGCAGTGTCGGGGTCTCTTCTCATTGGTAAGGCGGGGCCTATGGTGCACACTGGTGCCTGCGTTGCCTCCATTCTTGGTCAGGGCGGCTCTAAAAGATATGGCTTGACTTGGAGGTGGCTTCGGTATTTCAACAATGATAGGGACCGAAGAGATCTTGTTACTTGTGGTTCAGCTGCTGGTATTGCTGCCTCCTTTCGTGCTCCCGTAGGTGGTGTCCTCTTCGCCCTTGAGGAGATGTCGTCTTGGTGGAGGAGTGCGCTTTTATGGAGAATCTTCTTTTCAACGGCTGTTGTGGCGATCGTTCTCAGGGCTCTAATCGATGTGTGCTTAAGTGGAAAGTGCGGGTTATTTGGTAAAGGAGGGTTGATAGTGTTTGATGTCTATTCAGAAAATGCATCATATCATTTAGGGGATGTACTTCCTGTTCTTCTCCTTGGATTTGTCGGTGGTATTTTAGGAAGCATTTATAACTTTCTCCTCGAGAAGGTTCTTCGAGCTTACAACTACATTTATGAGTAAGCTATGTTCTTtggatttggttgtataatacaGACAGAGTACAACCATTTTATAACTTCCTTTATTCTGTCCAGGAAAGGGGTTGCTTGGAAAATCATCCTCGCTTGCGCGATATCAATTTTCACGTCATGCCTTCTTTTCGGATTGCCATTTCTTGCATCATGCCAACCTTGCCCTGCAGATGCCTTAGAGGAGTGCCCTACAATTGGCCGGTCTGGCAACTTTAAGAAATACCAGTGCCCACCCGGTCACTACAACGACCTAGCAAGCCTCATTTTCAACACAAATGACGATGCCATCAAAAACCTTTTCAGCAAAAACACCGACTTTGAGTTCCATTACTTGTCGGTTCTCGTGTTCTTCATCACCTGCTTCTTCCTCAGCATCCTTAGCTACGGCATTGTTGCTCCGGCGGGGCTGTTTGTACCGGTTATCGTAACGGGAGCGTCTTATGGACGGTTTGTAGGGATGCTGCTCGGTTCAAAAAATCTGAACGATGGTCTATATGCTGTGCTCGGCGCTGCGTCCTTTCTTGGCGGATCAATGAGGATGACTGTTTCCTTGTGTGTTATTCTCCTTGAGCTGACTAATAATCTGCTTCTTCTACCTATGATGATGGTGGtcctcttgatttcgaaaacagTTGCTGATGCTTTCAATGCCAACATCTATAACCTCATCATGAAGATAAAAGGGTTTCCGTACCTCCACAGCCATGTAGAGCCTTACATGAGGCAGCTTACAGTTGGTGATGTAGTTACAGGACCGCTACAAGTCTTCAAGGGCATCGAGAAAATCGAGACTATTGTACACGTTCTCAAAACCACCAATCACAATGGCTTCCCTGTGGTTGATGGGCCACCACTCGCTCCAGCTTCTGTTCTGTACGGTCTAATCCTCAGGGATCATATTCTTACTTTGCTAAAGAAACGAGTGTTCTTATCTAGTCCAGTGGCTTTTGACTCCAATACACTTGCTCAGTTCAAGGCAGATGAGTTTGCGAAGAAGGGTTCAGGGAGGGGTGATAGGATAGAGGATGTGGAATTAAGCGAGGAAGAATTGAATATGTATTTGGATTTACACCCGTTCTCTAATGCTTCTCCTTACACTGTTTTGGAAACGATGTCACTCGCAAAGGCTCTTGTCCTCTTCCGTGAAGTTGGCCTAAGGCACATACTGGTCATACCAAAATCATCCAATGTAAGTGATCGTGGTTTCTCCTTTTATAGctgttatcatcatcatcttattAGATTCTGATAGGCACTAGAATGTGAGGTGCTTGATACATAACTTGCTAATACTAAAAAAAAGTAGTTTAAATAGATGCGAGGGAGAACAGATTAGAGACATGTGAATTTATACATTTGGTTTGTTTGTGAGATTTTTGGGCTTTACAAGACTTTGGGGACTCTATAGTCTACATCAGATAGCTCTTGGTTCATCAGTGGTTTAAAGAGATAAGGAAACTGTTATCATCATTGTGACTATTGCAGCGACCTCCACTGGTGGGTATATTGACAAGGCATGACTTCATGCCAGAACATATACTAGGCCTGCGTCCAACCTTGTCTAGAAGCAGGTGGAAAAGGCTTCGGATTCGGCTGCCTTTCCTCTCGTAAAGGATTCAGCAGCCTGCCAAATTCCGGGTATGACAGCTTTGATCAACTTTGTATAATAACTGCAAGCAGACATGTGGTGTGCACAGAGCGACTTATTCTTTCACCTTTTTACTAAAGAGTTGTTTAACTCTTTAAGTCCGAGATCTAAGATTTGTACATGCTTTGTAGTGTCGATTATTCTACTTTGTATATGAATCAACATGAAGGTACCACCTCGGATAAAAGGGCACTTTCATTTTTTATTAGTGATGGATACAAAAGAAGTAGAGATTTAGAAATGTTGTGTTTGCCTGTAAAAGCTGACTCTTATTTTGCCTACAAACTGCCTTCCAGCGGTTTCCATAGCTAGACAGTGCTCCTTCCACGAGGGAGCAACATATTGAAAAGCCGAACTAAACATCTTCATGAGTTCCTTTTCATCTACACCGTTCCGTTCCGTTCCGTTCCTTGTGTTTCGATCTACACATTCTATATTGAATGCATTCCAAAGGTTACACTAATGTTTGAATAAAAAGTATTTATGACATTACATATTCctattaaaaaatgtttcttaCATAgaacaaattttgtaaaattatgaCTCAAGTGCATGTTCTGCTTAAGTTGGGAAGGTCCGTGTCTAGTCTATTTGAGGGTTTGGATCTTTCAACCGGTCTAGAATCCGGACTGCCCGCGTTTATGGATTTTTCTTCACCTCACACTATTCGACAATCAAGAAATAAAGAATATTTCTCGTGAATCCTTTCTCGGTCCCAACTATTTTTACTCATGTCAgtagtattatatttttttttatgttcgttgactgttttaaaaatttgggtCAACAGAAAgatattttataactaaaactataattttttcttttattaatttgaAAGTATCTCAGAAAGGTCAAAGTAATCTTCAATTGGAGGTGCGTGAAATCCATTATGGCTCTTCTAATATTCAAATGAACATAAAGCGTCGTGTATCTCCATAACCGGTCTATATcctagagagagagtcggcccgtctagagagagagatggccgCGCCCTAGAGAGAGACAGAGTCGGCTACTTCCTTTTCTCATTCGGCTACTTTCCTATTTACTTTAGagttatgatttgtaatctttccatatttgtatttccatATTCTAGTCTTTcaattattctatgacggtgtaattccctatatataaagggttccttatgtttatgaataatagagattctattcttttgtttcacaacacgttatcagcacgattactCTAAGAACTCAAAGCTAAAGTCCCGAGActcaaaccctaaccctagccggtgataaaccctaaacccgacgATGAACCCTATCGAGAATCTTTCACCCCATatccaaggcgttcctgatctcAGCACGCGACCTCAGTTCGTTCCTCAGCTCGCGACTTCAGCTTGCATTTAACGGGATTCCGAACATGAATagcaaatattattaaaaataattatagataaaataaaaattcttttgaagctaaataatacaatatttttggaaattcaaatttattttttaggaTCCTCAGCAAGTAATGCTGTTATTTTGAGTGCTTTTTTCACATTTGGATCGTGTTTTTCTTGCTTGGGCTGTGCGTTCTTTGTTTGGAATGAGTGTTTTTCGTTTTGACGTGTGGCGCTAGAGTTTATCTTTTTCTAAACCAGTTTATGATCATTTTCAgcagtttaatataatattagatgaaagaagaaaaagaaaacaaaatagaagCAAACTTGATGTAAACGTGCAGAGATGGCTCagctctattt
The window above is part of the Brassica napus cultivar Da-Ae chromosome C8, Da-Ae, whole genome shotgun sequence genome. Proteins encoded here:
- the LOC106415650 gene encoding putative chloride channel-like protein CLC-g isoform X3 translates to MPDSTTEDSVAVALLPSLRHATNSSSQVAIVGSNLCPVESLDYEIAENDFFKQDWRARSKTQIFQYVFMKWLLCFFVGIIVSLIGFTNNLAVENLAGVKFVVTSNMMLAGRYSMGFFVFTVTNLLLTLFASVITAFVAPAAAGSGIPEVKAYLNGVDAPEIFSLRTLLVKIIGNISAVSGSLLIGKAGPMVHTGACVASILGQGGSKRYGLTWRWLRYFNNDRDRRDLVTCGSAAGIAASFRAPVGGVLFALEEMSSWWRSALLWRIFFSTAVVAIVLRALIDVCLSGKCGLFGKGGLIVFDVYSENASYHLGDVLPVLLLGFVGGILGSIYNFLLEKVLRAYNYIYEKGVAWKIILACAISIFTSCLLFGLPFLASCQPCPADALEECPTIGRSGNFKKYQCPPGHYNDLASLIFNTNDDAIKNLFSKNTDFEFHYLSVLVFFITCFFLSILSYGIVAPAGLFVPVIVTGASYGRFVGMLLGSKNLNDGLYAVLGAASFLGGSMRMTVSLCVILLELTNNLLLLPMMMVVLLISKTVADAFNANIYNLIMKIKGFPYLHSHVEPYMRQLTVGDVVTGPLQVFKGIEKIETIVHVLKTTNHNGFPVVDGPPLAPASVLYGLILRDHILTLLKKRVFLSSPVAFDSNTLAQFKADEFAKKGSGRGDRIEDVELSEEELNMYLDLHPFSNASPYTVLETMSLAKALVLFREVGLRHILVIPKSSNMRGRTD
- the LOC106415650 gene encoding putative chloride channel-like protein CLC-g isoform X2 translates to MPDSTTEDSVAVALLPSLRHATNSSSQVAIVGSNLCPVESLDYEIAENDFFKQDWRARSKTQIFQYVFMKWLLCFFVGIIVSLIGFTNNLAVENLAGVKFVVTSNMMLAGRYSMGFFVFTVTNLLLTLFASVITAFVAPAAAGSGIPEVKAYLNGVDAPEIFSLRTLLVKIIGNISAVSGSLLIGKAGPMVHTGACVASILGQGGSKRYGLTWRWLRYFNNDRDRRDLVTCGSAAGIAASFRAPVGGVLFALEEMSSWWRSALLWRIFFSTAVVAIVLRALIDVCLSGKCGLFGKGGLIVFDVYSENASYHLGDVLPVLLLGFVGGILGSIYNFLLEKVLRAYNYIYEKGVAWKIILACAISIFTSCLLFGLPFLASCQPCPADALEECPTIGRSGNFKKYQCPPGHYNDLASLIFNTNDDAIKNLFSKNTDFEFHYLSVLVFFITCFFLSILSYGIVAPAGLFVPVIVTGASYGRFVGMLLGSKNLNDGLYAVLGAASFLGGSMRMTVSLCVILLELTNNLLLLPMMMVVLLISKTVADAFNANIYNLIMKIKGFPYLHSHVEPYMRQLTVGDVVTGPLQVFKGIEKIETIVHVLKTTNHNGFPVVDGPPLAPASVLYGLILRDHILTLLKKRVFLSSPVAFDSNTLAQFKADEFAKKGSGRGDRIEDVELSEEELNMYLDLHPFSNASPYTVLETMSLAKALVLFREVGLRHILVIPKSSNIFGLYKTLGTL
- the LOC106415650 gene encoding putative chloride channel-like protein CLC-g isoform X1, with amino-acid sequence MPDSTTEDSVAVALLPSLRHATNSSSQVAIVGSNLCPVESLDYEIAENDFFKQDWRARSKTQIFQYVFMKWLLCFFVGIIVSLIGFTNNLAVENLAGVKFVVTSNMMLAGRYSMGFFVFTVTNLLLTLFASVITAFVAPAAAGSGIPEVKAYLNGVDAPEIFSLRTLLVKIIGNISAVSGSLLIGKAGPMVHTGACVASILGQGGSKRYGLTWRWLRYFNNDRDRRDLVTCGSAAGIAASFRAPVGGVLFALEEMSSWWRSALLWRIFFSTAVVAIVLRALIDVCLSGKCGLFGKGGLIVFDVYSENASYHLGDVLPVLLLGFVGGILGSIYNFLLEKVLRAYNYIYEKGVAWKIILACAISIFTSCLLFGLPFLASCQPCPADALEECPTIGRSGNFKKYQCPPGHYNDLASLIFNTNDDAIKNLFSKNTDFEFHYLSVLVFFITCFFLSILSYGIVAPAGLFVPVIVTGASYGRFVGMLLGSKNLNDGLYAVLGAASFLGGSMRMTVSLCVILLELTNNLLLLPMMMVVLLISKTVADAFNANIYNLIMKIKGFPYLHSHVEPYMRQLTVGDVVTGPLQVFKGIEKIETIVHVLKTTNHNGFPVVDGPPLAPASVLYGLILRDHILTLLKKRVFLSSPVAFDSNTLAQFKADEFAKKGSGRGDRIEDVELSEEELNMYLDLHPFSNASPYTVLETMSLAKALVLFREVGLRHILVIPKSSNRPPLVGILTRHDFMPEHILGLRPTLSRSRWKRLRIRLPFLS